The Lactuca sativa cultivar Salinas chromosome 2, Lsat_Salinas_v11, whole genome shotgun sequence genome includes a window with the following:
- the LOC111912130 gene encoding uncharacterized protein LOC111912130 — MAGDEFNTDATDKPFSITNIRNYVPITLDFEELNYDTWCELFTARCISFGVKHHISKPASQAMTSKWELIDNLVKLWIFGTIRKSLLQMVLKPRMTSYDLWKGLEDLFRDNKDSRAMQLDQDLQSIEIGDMSIHDYCHKIKVLSDLLANIDQPVPEKNLVIYMINGLGDKFDNVSSIIRHQ; from the coding sequence ATGGCTGGAGATGAATTCAATACGGATGCTACTGATAAACCTTTCAGTATCACAAACATCCGGAACTATGTACCCATCACCCTCGACTTTGAAGAACTCAATTATGACACTTGGTGTGAGCTATTTACTGCCCGTTGCATCAGTTTTGGTGTCAAACACCACATCTCCAAACCTGCGTCACAAGCTATGACCTCCAAATGGGAGCTAATTGACAATCTTGTCAAGCTTTGGATTTTCGGCACTATTCGCAAATCCTTACTCCAAATGGTTTTGAAACCCAGAATGACATCATATGATTTGTGGAAAGGTCTTGAAGATCTCTTCCGAGACAACAAAGACTCTCGTGCAATGCAACTCGACCAAGACCTCCAGTCAATTGAGATCGGAGACATGTCCATTCACGACTACTGCCACAAAATCAAAGTATTGTCAGACCTTCTTGCCAACATTGATCAGCCCGTGCCCGAGAAGAATCTAGTCATTTACATGATTAATGGCCTTGGAGATAAGTTTGACAATGTCTCAAGCATCATTCGTCATCAATGA